In Flavobacteriales bacterium, the genomic stretch CGCGTTCAAAAACGAGCCCTGAACCCTGAACGCAACAAAATACCTTCTGCCAGGTATTTTGCCATAATCCCGGTTTTTTTATCTTACATTTTCAAGACTATTGAGGGGGTGGAGGTTCACATCATATTGGGAGGTGAAGAGATTATTCGGTTGCACATATCCGGATAGATTGGTGGGGATATAGATCCGAAATCGTTAACTTCTTGTAGCTGCAAACCGTTAGTGGCAATTATTGACGACCAGAATATGGGAATAGGCAGAAGAGAATTTATACGACTGACAAGTATCGCATTGGCGGGACTTGCTATTGACCCATTAAAAGCAGTTGCCGTTAATGACAACATTTACGTTAACAAGAAACTGGGAATTCTATTTGAGAAACCAAATAATTGGGGATTTGTATCAGTAACGGACTTCGGGAAAATAAAAAGCGAACAAATCATTGGACAAGGTCTTGAAGAAACAGCAGAAGAAATATGGGAAGAACTTGGAGATCCTATTTGTATTGCGACAAAGTACTACCAAGACAAACCTGAATATAAAGGAGTTTTCTCACCGACTATAACTCTAAATATTACACCAAAACATGAACTTGAATATTTAGGACACGAAACTTTTGAAGAGCTTATGGGATTGTCAGAATATGGTGTTTCACATTTGCTGAAAGACTTTACAGTTGTTAAAAGATACGATCCTATAATGATTAGCAATTGTAAGTTCTATGAGTATGACGCTGAATATTTATTTGAACATATCGAAATTGACAAACCACTTAAAGTTGAATTGAAGACTTTGAAGGCAGAACACAATGGATTTTATTATGACTTTAATTGCCATCAGTCAAAGACACAAAATCAAATTGCAGGCAGAGAATTTGAAAAATTTAAATGGACAATAAAATTAATATAACTTCGACTAGCACGGGTTCTGCGCCAACGCCAAGCAACCAGAACTTAAAACGCCCCCCTAATGACCAAACCAGATCCTATACCCACCAAAGCATTCAAAACATCAGAAACATTTGAGACCTGGCTTGGAGAAAATCACGATAACTCAAAGGGACTTTGGGTTAAAATATTCAAGAAAGATTCCGGGATAAAGACCGTCAGCTATGCAGAAGCACTTGATGTCGCAATTTGTTACGGGTGGATTGATGGTCAGAAACAAGCATTTGACGAACAAGCGTGGCTGCAGAAGTTTAGTCCCAGAAGAGAAAAAAGCATCTGGTCCAAAATAAACATCGGACATGTCGAAAGATTGATCAAAGAAGGACGGATGAGACCTTCGGGGTTAGAAGCTGTCGAAAAAGCCAAGGCAAACGGCAATTGGGAAAAAGCATACGACTCGCCAAGCAAGATGACCATACCGGAATACTTTATGAAAGAACTTGGCAAAAACAAAAAAGCAGAAGCGTTTTTTAGGGGCCTTAATAAGACCAATCTTTTTTTCATCGGATTCCGCCTGCAGACCGCAAAAAAACAAGAGACAAGAGAAAAACGCATGAAAGAGATTATTGATAAGCTGGCCAAAGGTGAGAAGTTTCAATAAAGAATTCAGCTTGGTGGCGATGATGATTGGGGGCTTTATGTTTCGAAGCCCGCCCAAGCTTTTAGTCTGAGTCATTGCCCCAGGTAACATGAAAAAGTTCTTAGGAATACCGGTTGTTTCAAGTTAATTTTATTTGTAATATTGCATATTGCGATATGCGATATACTAAGGAGAATGAGACAACCGAACCACAGCATGAAGCCGCAGGATATTGTAATTCTGCTTAAGATCATTGCGCTTGACAATGACAGTTGGCAACAAATTCCCCTGGCTCAGGCATTGAAAATGAGTCAAAGTGAAGTAAGCCAATCCGTAGCCCGTTCCAAATATGCCGGCCTGTTGAATGATAGCGGTAAAAAGGTGATGCGGCAGGCATTGATGGACTTTTTACAATATGGACTGGCAGTGGTATTTCCGGTCAAACCCGGAGCGGTGGTCAGAGGCTTACCTACTGCACATTCAGCAGCACCCTTACATGATTTGATAAGTAGTGATGAAAACTACGTCTGGCCTTATGCAAAGGGACAGGTAAGAGGTCACGGCATTACTCCTCTATATGCCACTACACCGCAGGCAGTATCTGAAGATGAAAATCTATACGCCTTACTGGCATTGACAGATGCACTCCGTGTTGGCCGTGCAAGAGAAAAA encodes the following:
- a CDS encoding YdeI/OmpD-associated family protein encodes the protein MTKPDPIPTKAFKTSETFETWLGENHDNSKGLWVKIFKKDSGIKTVSYAEALDVAICYGWIDGQKQAFDEQAWLQKFSPRREKSIWSKINIGHVERLIKEGRMRPSGLEAVEKAKANGNWEKAYDSPSKMTIPEYFMKELGKNKKAEAFFRGLNKTNLFFIGFRLQTAKKQETREKRMKEIIDKLAKGEKFQ